In Salmonella enterica subsp. enterica serovar Typhimurium str. LT2, a single window of DNA contains:
- the ybfF gene encoding putative enzyme (similar to E. coli orf, hypothetical protein (AAC73780.1); Blastp hit to AAC73780.1 (254 aa), 89% identity in aa 1 - 254): MKLNIRAQSAQNLHNNSPIVLVHGLFGSLDNLGVLARDLVTDHDIIQVDMRNHGLSPRDPVMDYPAMAQDLLDTLDAQQIEKATFIGHSMGGKAVMALTALAPDRIDRLVAIDIAPVDYHVRRHDRIFAAINAVSESDATSRQQAAGIMRQHLNEEGVIQFLLKSWAEGEWRFNVPVLWEQYPHIVGWETIPPWEHPALFIPGGNSPYVTEAYRDTLLAQFPLARAHVIAGAGHWVHAEKPEAVLRAIRRYLHDKR, from the coding sequence ATGAAATTAAACATCCGAGCGCAATCTGCACAAAACCTGCACAATAATTCCCCCATCGTTCTCGTTCATGGCCTGTTTGGCAGCCTGGACAACCTCGGCGTACTGGCGCGCGATCTGGTGACCGATCACGACATTATTCAGGTCGATATGCGCAATCATGGTTTATCGCCGCGCGATCCGGTCATGGATTATCCGGCAATGGCCCAGGATCTTCTGGATACGCTTGACGCGCAGCAGATTGAAAAAGCGACGTTTATTGGTCATTCCATGGGTGGAAAAGCGGTAATGGCGCTGACGGCGCTGGCGCCCGATCGCATCGATCGTCTGGTCGCGATTGATATCGCCCCCGTGGATTATCACGTTCGCCGCCACGATCGCATTTTCGCGGCCATTAACGCCGTCAGCGAATCCGACGCGACATCCCGCCAACAGGCGGCAGGGATTATGCGCCAGCACCTCAACGAAGAAGGCGTGATCCAGTTTCTGTTAAAATCCTGGGCTGAAGGCGAATGGCGTTTTAATGTTCCGGTATTATGGGAGCAGTATCCGCATATCGTCGGCTGGGAAACCATTCCGCCCTGGGAACATCCGGCGCTGTTTATTCCAGGCGGTAACTCGCCGTACGTGACCGAAGCGTACCGCGACACGCTACTGGCACAATTCCCTTTGGCGCGCGCGCATGTGATCGCCGGCGCGGGCCACTGGGTACATGCCGAAAAACCAGAGGCGGTTCTGCGCGCCATCCGCCGTTATCTGCACGATAAACGCTAA
- the seqA gene encoding negative modulator of initiation of replication (inhibits open complex formation; mutation in gene alters cell membrane; similar to E. coli negative modulator of initiation of replication (AAC73781.1); Blastp hit to AAC73781.1 (181 aa), 87% identity in aa 1 - 181) encodes MKTIEVDDELYSYIASHTKHIGESASDILRRMLKFSATTQPTASAVKGTPAAQPVAEAKPVNPVKDKVRAMRELLLSDEYAEQKKAVNRFMLILTTLYSLDHHAFAEATESLHGRTRVYFAADEQTLLKNGNQTKPKHVPGTPYWVITNTNTGRKCSMIEHIMQSMQFPAELIEKVCGTI; translated from the coding sequence ATGAAAACGATTGAAGTTGATGATGAACTCTATAGCTATATTGCCAGCCACACCAAGCATATCGGCGAGAGCGCATCCGACATTTTACGGCGTATGTTGAAGTTTTCCGCCACGACACAGCCAACGGCTTCAGCGGTGAAGGGGACGCCTGCGGCGCAACCCGTTGCCGAAGCGAAACCGGTTAACCCGGTAAAAGACAAAGTTCGCGCGATGCGTGAGCTGTTGTTGTCTGACGAATATGCCGAGCAGAAAAAAGCGGTCAACCGCTTTATGCTGATTCTGACTACACTCTATTCACTGGATCACCACGCGTTTGCGGAGGCGACGGAGTCGTTGCATGGCCGCACGCGCGTCTATTTTGCGGCGGATGAACAAACGCTGCTGAAAAATGGGAATCAAACTAAACCTAAGCACGTTCCCGGCACGCCGTACTGGGTGATCACCAACACCAACACCGGCCGTAAATGCAGCATGATCGAACACATCATGCAGTCAATGCAATTCCCGGCGGAATTGATTGAAAAGGTTTGCGGAACAATTTAA
- the pgm gene encoding phosphoglucomutase (similar to E. coli phosphoglucomutase (AAC73782.1); Blastp hit to AAC73782.1 (546 aa), 97% identity in aa 1 - 546), protein MAIHNRAGQPAQQSDLINVAQLTAQYYVLKPEAGNAEHAVKFGTSGHRGSAGRHSFNEPHILAIAQAIAEERAKNGITGPCYVGKDTHALSEPAFISVLEVLAANGVDVIVQENNGFTPTPAVSNAILVHNKKGGPLADGIVITPSHNPPEDGGIKYNPPNGGPADTNVTKVVEDRANALLAGGLQGVKRISLDAAMASGHVKAVDLVQPFVEGLADIVDMAAIQKAGLTLGVDPLGGSGIEYWKRIAEHYKLNLTLVNDQVDQTFRFMHLDKDGAIRMDCSSECAMAGLLALRDKFDLAFANDPDYDRHGIVTPAGLMNPNHYLAVAINYLFQHRPLWGKDVAVGKTLVSSAMIDRVVNDLGRKLVEVPVGFKWFVDGLFDGSFGFGGEESAGASFLRFDGTPWSTDKDGIIMCLLAAEITAVTGKNPQEHYNELAARFGAPSYNRLQASATSAQKAALSKLSPEMVSASTLAGDPITARLTAAPGNGASIGGLKVMTDNGWFAARPSGTEDAYKIYCESFLGEEHRKQIEKEAVEIVSEVLKNA, encoded by the coding sequence ATGGCAATCCACAACCGCGCAGGACAACCCGCGCAACAGAGTGATTTGATTAACGTCGCCCAACTGACGGCGCAGTATTATGTACTGAAACCGGAGGCAGGGAATGCAGAACATGCCGTGAAATTTGGCACTTCCGGCCATCGCGGCAGCGCAGGTCGTCACAGTTTCAACGAACCGCATATTCTGGCGATCGCCCAGGCGATTGCTGAAGAGCGGGCGAAAAATGGCATTACCGGCCCCTGCTATGTGGGGAAAGACACCCATGCGCTCTCGGAACCGGCCTTCATTTCCGTGCTGGAAGTGCTGGCGGCAAACGGCGTAGACGTTATCGTGCAGGAAAATAATGGCTTTACGCCAACGCCTGCCGTGTCAAATGCTATCCTGGTCCATAACAAAAAAGGCGGCCCGCTGGCTGATGGTATTGTCATTACGCCGTCGCACAACCCGCCGGAAGATGGCGGTATTAAATATAATCCGCCCAATGGCGGCCCGGCGGATACCAACGTCACTAAAGTGGTAGAAGATCGCGCCAATGCGCTGCTGGCGGGCGGCCTGCAAGGCGTTAAGCGCATCTCTCTGGATGCGGCAATGGCCTCGGGCCACGTTAAAGCGGTAGATCTGGTACAGCCGTTTGTCGAAGGGCTGGCGGATATCGTTGATATGGCGGCGATTCAGAAAGCCGGTCTGACGCTGGGTGTCGATCCGCTGGGCGGCTCCGGTATTGAATACTGGAAACGTATCGCTGAGCATTACAAACTTAACCTGACGTTAGTTAACGATCAGGTTGATCAAACCTTCCGCTTTATGCACCTTGATAAAGACGGCGCGATCCGTATGGATTGCTCCTCCGAATGTGCGATGGCGGGTTTGCTGGCGCTGCGTGACAAGTTTGACCTGGCCTTCGCCAACGACCCGGACTACGACCGTCATGGCATCGTGACGCCTGCAGGGCTGATGAACCCGAACCATTATCTGGCGGTCGCCATTAACTATCTGTTCCAGCATCGTCCGCTATGGGGCAAAGACGTGGCTGTCGGTAAAACGCTGGTCTCTTCCGCGATGATTGACCGCGTGGTGAATGATTTGGGACGCAAGCTGGTAGAAGTGCCGGTTGGCTTCAAATGGTTTGTTGACGGTTTGTTCGACGGCAGCTTTGGTTTCGGCGGGGAAGAGAGCGCGGGCGCTTCGTTCCTGCGTTTCGACGGTACGCCGTGGTCTACCGATAAAGACGGTATCATCATGTGCCTGCTGGCGGCGGAAATCACCGCCGTTACCGGGAAAAACCCGCAAGAGCATTACAATGAACTGGCAGCGCGTTTTGGCGCCCCGAGCTATAACCGTCTGCAGGCGAGCGCGACCTCCGCGCAGAAAGCGGCATTGTCTAAACTGTCTCCGGAAATGGTGAGCGCCAGCACGCTGGCAGGCGACCCGATCACCGCGCGTCTTACCGCAGCGCCGGGTAATGGCGCATCGATTGGCGGCCTGAAGGTAATGACCGATAACGGCTGGTTCGCCGCGCGTCCATCCGGTACGGAAGACGCTTACAAGATCTATTGCGAAAGCTTCCTGGGGGAAGAACATCGCAAGCAGATTGAGAAAGAAGCCGTTGAAATCGTTAGCGAAGTATTGAAAAACGCCTGA
- a CDS encoding putative cytoplasmic protein, with amino-acid sequence MSNPEREVTDIAEILAILSKHEVCRIGFNDNLCPYVVPVNFGYEYQNGRWIFYFHGARTGKKMRLLRKNPAVCIEMDGDHALLRADDPCDYSYAYTSVFATGLASILQTREEMRYGLDVIMRQTDPGKTFSYREDMMKAVCVVRIECDALTCRRHLATQSE; translated from the coding sequence ATGAGTAATCCAGAGCGGGAAGTCACTGATATAGCAGAAATACTGGCTATTCTCAGTAAACACGAAGTGTGTCGGATAGGGTTTAACGACAATCTCTGCCCGTATGTTGTCCCCGTAAATTTTGGCTACGAGTATCAGAACGGACGCTGGATATTTTATTTTCACGGCGCACGCACCGGGAAAAAGATGCGTCTGTTACGTAAGAACCCGGCAGTATGCATTGAAATGGACGGCGACCATGCATTACTACGTGCCGATGACCCCTGTGATTATAGCTACGCCTACACCAGCGTTTTCGCCACCGGACTGGCATCGATATTGCAAACGCGCGAGGAGATGCGCTACGGCCTGGACGTCATTATGCGTCAGACCGATCCGGGAAAAACCTTCAGTTATCGGGAAGATATGATGAAAGCGGTTTGCGTGGTGCGTATCGAATGCGACGCCCTCACCTGCCGCCGACATCTGGCGACTCAGAGCGAATAA
- the potE gene encoding APC family, putrescine/ornithine antiporter (similar to E. coli putrescine transport protein (AAC73786.1); Blastp hit to AAC73786.1 (439 aa), 94% identity in aa 1 - 439) — translation MSKPKSNKMGVVQLTILTMVNMMGSGIIMLPTKLSEVGTISIISWLVTAVGSMALAWAFAKCGMFSRKSGGMGGYAEYAFGKSGNFMANYTYGVSLLIANVAIAISAVGYGTELFGAALTPLQIGLATIAVLWVCTIANFGGARITGQISSVTVWGVIIPVVGLCIIGWFWFSPSMYVASWNPHHVPFFSAVGSSIAMTLWAFLGLESACANADVVENPEKNVPIAVLGGTLGAAVIYIVSTNVIAGIVPNMDLANSTAPFGLAFAQMFTPAVGKVIMALMVMSCCGSLLGWQFTIAQVFKSSADEGYFPKVFSRVTKVDAPVQGMLIIVIIQTGLSLMTISPSLNSQFNVLVNLAVVTNIIPYILSMAALVIIQKMANVPSSKAKVANFVAFVGAMYSFYALYSSGEEAMLYGSIVTFLGWTLYGLVSPRFELKNKHG, via the coding sequence ATGAGTAAACCTAAATCCAATAAAATGGGTGTCGTGCAGCTCACAATTCTGACTATGGTCAACATGATGGGCTCCGGGATCATCATGCTACCGACCAAACTGTCTGAAGTCGGCACGATATCCATTATCTCCTGGCTGGTCACCGCCGTCGGCTCGATGGCACTGGCCTGGGCGTTTGCGAAATGCGGTATGTTTAGCCGTAAATCCGGCGGCATGGGCGGTTACGCCGAATATGCCTTCGGTAAATCCGGCAACTTTATGGCGAACTATACCTACGGCGTCTCGCTGCTGATCGCCAACGTGGCTATCGCCATCTCCGCTGTCGGCTATGGTACCGAACTGTTCGGCGCCGCGCTGACGCCGCTCCAGATCGGTCTGGCGACTATCGCCGTATTGTGGGTTTGTACCATCGCAAACTTTGGCGGCGCGCGTATTACCGGACAGATCAGTAGCGTTACCGTTTGGGGCGTCATCATTCCGGTTGTCGGCCTGTGCATCATTGGCTGGTTCTGGTTTAGCCCCAGCATGTACGTAGCGTCATGGAACCCGCACCATGTTCCGTTCTTTAGCGCGGTCGGTTCTTCCATCGCCATGACGTTATGGGCATTTCTTGGACTGGAATCCGCCTGCGCCAACGCAGACGTGGTCGAGAATCCGGAAAAGAACGTCCCCATTGCGGTACTGGGCGGTACGCTGGGCGCGGCGGTCATCTATATCGTTTCGACTAACGTGATTGCCGGGATTGTGCCGAACATGGATCTGGCGAACTCCACGGCGCCGTTTGGTCTGGCGTTTGCACAGATGTTCACGCCTGCGGTAGGTAAAGTGATCATGGCGCTGATGGTAATGTCCTGCTGCGGCTCGCTGCTGGGCTGGCAGTTCACTATCGCTCAGGTCTTTAAATCCTCCGCTGACGAAGGCTATTTCCCGAAAGTCTTCTCTCGTGTAACGAAAGTCGACGCGCCGGTTCAGGGGATGTTGATCATTGTGATTATTCAGACTGGCCTGTCGCTGATGACCATTAGCCCGTCGCTGAATAGTCAGTTTAACGTCCTGGTTAACCTGGCGGTGGTGACGAACATTATTCCGTATATTCTGTCGATGGCCGCGCTGGTTATCATTCAGAAAATGGCGAATGTGCCGTCATCAAAAGCGAAAGTCGCTAACTTCGTGGCCTTCGTTGGCGCCATGTATAGCTTCTACGCGCTCTATTCCTCCGGTGAAGAAGCCATGCTGTACGGCTCAATTGTGACCTTCCTCGGCTGGACGTTATACGGCCTGGTCTCACCGCGTTTTGAATTGAAAAATAAACACGGCTGA
- the speF gene encoding ornithine decarboxylase isozyme, inducible (similar to E. coli ornithine decarboxylase isozyme, inducible (AAC73787.1); Blastp hit to AAC73787.1 (732 aa), 91% identity in aa 1 - 732) translates to MSELKIAVSRHCPDCFSTHRNIVNVDESRFIDVAAIVLSIDDIEHGKLDEIDATGYGIPVFVATHDEGRVPPEYLPRISGVFEYNESRTAFYGRQLETAASHYETQLRPPFFRALVDYVNQGNSAFDCPGHQGGEFFRRHPAGNQFVEYFGETLFRSDLCNADVAMGDLLIHEGAPCIAQQHAAKVFNADKTYFVLNGTSSSNKVVLNALLTPGDLVLFDRNNHKSNHHGALLQAGATPVYLETARNPYGFIGGIDAHCFEEDYLRELISEVAPQRAREARPFRLAVIQLGTYDGTIYNARQVVDKIGHLCDYILFDSAWVGYEQFIPMMADCSPLLLELNENDPGILVTQSVHKQQAGFSQTSQIHKKDSHIKGQSRYVPHKRMNNAFMMHASTSPFYPLFAALDVNAKMHEGVSGRNMWMDCVVNGIDARKLILENCHHIRPFVPELIDGKPWQSYPTSEIASDLRFFHFVPGEHWHAFEGYAEHQYFVDPCKLLLTTPGINAASGEYEDFGVPATILANFLRENGVVPEKCDLNSILFLLTPAEDMAKLQQLVALLARFEKLLEADAPLAEVLPSIYKQHEARYAGYTLRQLCQEMHDLYARHNVKQLQKEMFRKSHFPKVSMNPQEANYAYLRGEVELVRLPEAEGRIAAEGALPYPPGVLCVVPGEIWGGSVLRYFSALEEGINLLPGFAPELQGVYIEEHDGRKQVWCYVIKPRDAQRSLLKEEKL, encoded by the coding sequence ATGTCAGAATTAAAAATTGCCGTTAGCCGTCATTGCCCGGATTGTTTTTCTACACACCGTAATATTGTAAATGTTGATGAGAGTCGTTTCATCGACGTGGCTGCCATCGTGTTATCCATTGACGACATTGAACACGGAAAACTCGATGAAATCGACGCAACGGGTTACGGTATTCCCGTGTTTGTCGCGACACATGACGAAGGGCGCGTACCGCCTGAGTATTTGCCGCGTATCTCTGGTGTATTCGAATATAATGAATCCCGTACTGCCTTCTATGGTCGCCAGTTGGAAACCGCAGCAAGCCACTACGAAACGCAGTTACGTCCGCCGTTTTTCCGCGCGCTGGTGGATTATGTCAACCAGGGCAACAGCGCATTTGACTGCCCGGGGCATCAGGGCGGCGAATTCTTCCGCCGTCATCCTGCCGGTAATCAGTTCGTGGAATACTTTGGCGAAACGCTCTTCCGCTCCGACCTATGCAACGCGGACGTGGCGATGGGCGATCTGCTGATTCACGAAGGCGCGCCTTGCATTGCGCAGCAACATGCGGCGAAAGTCTTTAACGCCGATAAGACCTACTTTGTGCTGAACGGGACCTCCTCCTCTAACAAAGTCGTACTCAACGCGCTGTTAACGCCGGGCGATCTGGTACTGTTTGACCGTAACAACCACAAATCTAACCACCACGGCGCATTATTGCAGGCGGGCGCAACGCCAGTTTATCTGGAAACCGCGCGTAACCCGTATGGTTTTATCGGCGGGATCGACGCTCACTGCTTCGAAGAAGATTACCTGCGCGAGCTGATTAGCGAAGTCGCGCCGCAGCGTGCCCGCGAAGCACGTCCATTCCGTCTGGCCGTCATCCAGTTAGGCACCTACGACGGTACCATTTATAACGCCCGTCAGGTCGTCGATAAAATTGGTCATCTGTGCGACTACATCCTGTTTGACTCCGCCTGGGTCGGCTATGAACAATTTATTCCGATGATGGCCGATTGTTCGCCGCTGCTGCTGGAACTGAACGAAAACGATCCGGGTATTCTGGTGACGCAGTCCGTTCACAAACAACAAGCCGGTTTCTCCCAGACCTCGCAGATCCATAAAAAAGATAGCCATATCAAAGGGCAATCGCGCTACGTTCCGCATAAGCGCATGAACAACGCCTTTATGATGCACGCCTCCACCAGCCCGTTCTATCCGCTGTTCGCCGCGCTGGACGTTAACGCCAAAATGCACGAAGGCGTCAGCGGTCGCAATATGTGGATGGATTGCGTGGTTAACGGCATCGATGCCCGTAAATTGATCCTCGAAAACTGTCATCACATCCGTCCGTTCGTACCGGAACTGATTGATGGTAAGCCGTGGCAGTCATACCCGACGTCAGAGATCGCCAGCGATCTGCGCTTCTTCCACTTCGTTCCGGGAGAACACTGGCATGCGTTTGAAGGCTATGCCGAACATCAGTACTTTGTCGACCCTTGCAAACTGCTGCTCACCACACCGGGCATTAATGCAGCGAGCGGCGAATATGAAGACTTTGGCGTTCCTGCCACGATCCTCGCCAACTTCCTGCGCGAGAACGGCGTTGTGCCGGAAAAATGCGACCTCAACTCCATTCTGTTCCTGCTGACGCCGGCAGAAGACATGGCGAAGTTACAACAGCTTGTCGCCCTGCTGGCTCGTTTCGAAAAACTGCTGGAAGCTGATGCGCCGTTAGCGGAAGTATTACCGTCCATCTACAAACAGCATGAAGCGCGTTATGCCGGCTATACCCTGCGTCAGCTTTGCCAGGAGATGCACGATCTCTATGCGCGGCACAACGTGAAACAGCTGCAAAAAGAGATGTTCCGTAAATCGCATTTCCCGAAAGTCAGTATGAATCCGCAAGAGGCCAACTATGCCTATCTGCGCGGCGAGGTCGAACTGGTTCGCCTGCCGGAAGCGGAAGGTCGTATCGCGGCTGAAGGCGCTCTGCCTTACCCGCCGGGAGTGCTGTGTGTAGTTCCGGGTGAAATCTGGGGCGGTTCTGTCCTGCGTTACTTCAGCGCCCTGGAAGAAGGGATCAACCTGCTGCCGGGCTTTGCGCCTGAACTGCAGGGCGTTTATATCGAAGAACACGACGGCCGTAAGCAGGTCTGGTGCTACGTCATTAAACCTCGTGACGCACAGCGCTCCCTGCTGAAGGAGGAAAAATTATGA
- the kdpE gene encoding response regulator in two-component regulatory system with KdpD (regulates kdp operon encoding a high-affinity K translocating ATPase (OmpR family); similar to E. coli regulator of kdp operon (transcriptional effector) (AAC73788.1); Blastp hit to AAC73788.1 (225 aa), 91% identity in aa 1 - 224), with the protein MTNVLIVEDEQAIRRFLRAALEGDGLRVYEAETLQRGLLEAATRKPDLIILDLGLPDGDGIDFIRDLRQWSAIPVIVLSARSEESDKIAALDAGADDYLSKPFGIGELQARLRVALRRHAASPCADPIVRFSGVTVDLAARLIHRGDEEIHLTPIEFRLLAVLLNNTGKVLTQRQLLNQVWGPNAVEHSHYLRIYMGHLRQKLEQDPTRPRHFITETGIGYRFMP; encoded by the coding sequence GTGACAAACGTTCTGATTGTTGAAGATGAACAGGCCATCCGCCGCTTTCTGCGCGCCGCGCTGGAAGGCGACGGCCTGCGCGTGTATGAAGCTGAAACATTACAACGTGGTTTACTGGAAGCCGCCACGCGAAAGCCCGATCTGATTATTCTCGATCTCGGCCTGCCGGACGGCGACGGAATCGATTTTATTCGCGACCTGCGTCAATGGAGCGCAATACCGGTGATTGTCCTTTCCGCCCGCAGCGAAGAAAGCGATAAGATTGCCGCGCTTGACGCCGGAGCTGATGATTACCTGAGCAAGCCATTCGGCATTGGCGAGCTGCAGGCGCGTTTGCGTGTCGCGCTGCGACGGCACGCCGCCAGCCCTTGCGCCGATCCGATCGTCCGCTTTTCCGGCGTGACGGTCGATCTCGCCGCACGGTTGATCCACCGTGGCGACGAAGAAATCCATCTGACGCCGATTGAGTTCCGCCTGCTGGCGGTATTACTCAATAATACCGGCAAAGTATTAACCCAACGGCAGTTATTAAACCAGGTCTGGGGGCCTAACGCCGTGGAGCATAGCCACTATTTGCGCATCTATATGGGACATTTACGCCAGAAACTGGAACAAGATCCCACCCGCCCACGCCATTTTATTACCGAAACCGGAATTGGCTATCGCTTTATGCCGTGA